The window AGCAACGCCTTCGTGGTCGACAGCGAGAATCGGCTCTACGTGAGCTCCGAGTCTGGGTTCGTGTACCGCTACGAAGAGGCCCGCGATCGGTTCGAGCCTATCAACGCGGTTCCCTTGGGAATCATCAAATCGATGGTTATCGACGGAGAGGATCGCATATGGGTCGGAGCGGATAGCCGTCTCCATCGTTTTGATACGCGAGAGGGTGGGTTGGTGACTTACGAGGAGCCGTTTCGCTCGGACGATCCTTCGTTGGATAACTTTATCGAAAGCATCGCGTATGTCGACGACGAGACGATCTGGCTGGGTACGGCCGCCGACGGCGCCGTCCGGTTCAATAGCGTCAGCGAGGTCGCCGAATCCATGCCTCGGGCGTTCGAGGGAGAGTCTTACGCTCACACCTTGCTGATCGATGATCAGAAAAACCTTTGGATTGGCCACTCTTCAGGGATCACCTTGTATCCAAATGGTCAGGACGATCCTATTCGCTATCACTCGGACCTCAAGGAAGGGCCTCTTCCTCGCAGCGGGATCCACTCGCTGCTGATCGATTCGCAAAGCAACATCTGGGCTGGCTCGGCGTATCATGGGATCTTCGTTTCATCCAACAACAAGCGCTTTCATGCCTTGCCCCAGTACGCAGGGCTCAGTGGCAGCGACAAGGCGGTGATTTCGGCCCTGCTCGAGGATCGGGAGGGCAATCTCTGGATCGGTCGCAATTCGCAGGGTGTCGACATCCTGCCTGCGTCGGGCGGTGCGATGATCCGTTTGCGAAACGATCCGTCCGATCCGCGCAGCATACCGCTGAATACGGTTTTCGATCTGTTTCAGGATAGCTTTGGCGAGATTTGGCTCGGGATATATCGTGGCGGATTGAACAGGTACGATCCAGAAACTGGATACTTCGAACGCTTCGTGCACGATCCCGATGACCCGTCTAGCATTGGTTCGAACGACGTGAGAGGGATTCAGGAGGATGAGCTCGGAAACCTCTGGGTGCTCACCCATGGGCGTGGCGTTTCCTACTTCGATCGGGATTCGGAGACCTTTGCGCGCCTCAGGCAGGACCCGAGCGACCCTGACGGGTCGCTGATAGACGACTGGGCGAACGACATCCTCTATCTCGATGGCGACTTGTACGTGGGCACGTCGATCGGTTTTTCCATTTTGGATACCAGAACGGGCCAAGTGGAGAATTTCGATTCGGATCCCCAGGACCCGGAGTCGCTCTCCAATCCGGTTATCAACACCTTCTTTCTGGATTCCAAGAATCGGCTATGGATCGGCACCGGCGACGGAATCAATTTGTTCGATCCGCTGACCAAGCGGTTTCGCAGCTGGAGTGTGGAGGAGGGGCTGCCGTATCGCATCGTCAACGCCATCCAAGAGGACGACGCGGGGCAGTTATGGATCGGCACTGACAACGGACTTGCCCGCTTCGATCCCGAACGCGAAGGGATGGACACCTACGACAGCGGCGATGGCCTGTCGGACAACGCGTTCTACGCGCGCGCCGCCATCAAGAGCAGCGATGGCAGGTTGATGTTCGGGATGAAAAACGGCGTCACCTACTTCCGGCCGGAGGAAATCGAGGACAACACCTATGCTCCGCAGGTTTGGATCACGGACTTCAAGGTGTCGAATCAGTCCCTGAAGGTAGACCCTGATGGTGAGGGGAATGGGACCATCCAGCGCAGCATATGGGAGTTGGACAAGGTGACCTTGGACTACGATCAGAAAGTGATATCGATCCATTTCGTCGCTCTGAATTTCATCCAGTCTCATAAAAACGAATACGCATATCGTCTTCTGGGGTTCGACGATGATTGGAACCTCGTAGGGTCTCGGCGGGAGGCGACTTATACCAATTTGAATCCGGGGAACTACGTCTTCGAAGTGAAGGCCTCGAACAACGACGGGTATTGGAATGAAACGCCGAGGAGCTTAGGCATCGTCGTGACGCCGCCGTTCTGGGGCACGCTTTGGTTTCGCTTGTCATCTGGAATCATGGTGGTGGCGCTGCCGATCTTCCTCGCCATGCTGCGGCTTCATCGGGTCAAGCGTCAGCGCGCGAAGCTCGCTTCGATCGTGGAGGAGCGCACTCGGGACCTCCGATCCTCCAATGAAAAGCTTGAGAGCGCCTACCAGTTGCTGGAGAAGAACCAGCATCAGATCACGGTGCAGAACCAGGAGCTCATCACTCACCGGGAAAACCTGGAGCTGATGGTTTCGCAACGTACCCGCGAGCTGGAGGATGCGAAGGAGAAGGCGGAGCGGTCGGATCGCTTGAAGTCCGCCTTTTTGGCCAACATGTCGCATGAGATCCGAACGCCAATGAACGCGATAGTCGGTCTGCTGGAGATCCTGCGCCTGGAGAGCATCGATGACGAGGAGCGCCGCCGCTACAATGATGTGATCAAGCAGAGCAGCAATACCTTGCTGACCTTGATTGACGATATCCTCGACTTGTCGCGCATCGAGTCTGGGGAGGCTACCATACAGCTCAGAAACTGCGACATCGATGAAATATGCGACGAGCTGTATTCGCTATATAAATACGTAGCTGAAAAGGAGTCGGAAGGCGCCATCAGGCTGGAGCTCATCCGAAACGGAGAGTCCGGGCTCAGGAGGGACGAGGGCGAGCGATTGATCGCGAGCGGCTTTGATCCCGTGCGTCTGAAGCAGATCCTCACCAATCTGCTCTCAAACGCCATAAAGTTCACCGAGAAGGGCGTCGTTTCCTTTGGATACAATTCCCAGGTCGTTGACGGGACGCTTCGGCTGGAGTTTTTCGTGTCGGACACAGGTATTGGCATTCCGGATATGCACTTGGACAAGGTTTTCGATCGCTTCCACAAGGTGGAGGACTACGGGGACAAGGTTTATCGCGGGACGGGACTTGGACTCACCATTTCCCAGCGGCTTGTCGAGATGATGTCGGGACGAATTTTCGTCGCTTCCAAGCTCGGCAAGGGCACGCGTTTTTCCGTGCGTTTCGATCGAGCTCTAGAGGAGGGGCGACCCTTGGATTCCCCCGCGTCTACGAGCGTGGTCCGCCCGGCGTCCTTGAGGGAAGGCGGCGCAGAGTCGATCGACGGATCGCTGAGCGAGGTGTCGCTGCTGGTGGTGGAGGACGAGGAGCCGAACTACCTGGTGATTTCCAAGTTTCTGGAGCGTAGCGAAGCGAGACTGGACTGGGCTAGAGACGGGGAGGAGGCGAGGCGCCTTTTTTCGGAGCGCTCCTACGACCTGGTTCTTCTGGATGTCAAGATGCCGATCATGGACGGCTACGAGGTCCTGGAGTATATCAGATCCACGGATACTGAAATCCCGGTGGTGATGCAGACCGCCTACGCCATGGAGTCCGACCGGCAGAAAGCGTTTCGCGAGGGGGCGAGCGATTTCATCGCCAAGCCGTTTTCCGAGGACTCTCTCGTCGCGAGCATCCAGCGTTGCCTGAGACAGCGTTCCGCCTGAGAGGCAGGGCTTTCCGGTGGGCGAGATTTGTAAAGTTGTAGTTGAAGCGTGGGAACAAAATGGCCTAGCGTCTGCCATTTGGTTTCCTAGTCGATGCACCCGAACATTCAAATAGCGATCCGATTTCTTCTAGCCAAGAAGCGCTCGATGTTGATGAGCCTTTGCGGAATCGCGTTCGGCGTCGGATTCTTCATCGTCACCCAGGCCCAAGTGCGCGGCTTCGAGGAGTTCTTTATCAAGACCATTCTCGGCACCGACGGAGCGATCCGCATCGAGGACAAGTTTCAGAACACGCTGGCCCAAGTTGAGGCGGCGTCGAGCCGGGGAGCGTCGACCACATTCTTCGTCGCCGACCGATCGAATCGTCGCTACGTGGAGGGCGTGGAGTATCCTGATGAGGTGATCGAGGGGATTCGCCAGCTGTCCAATGTGGCGTCCACCTCCTCGGTTCTGAAAGGGCTGATTTCGGTGCAGAGCCCGCTGCGCACCGAGTCGGCCCAGGCCTACGGCATCGTTCTCAACGACCACCTTTCGGTCTCCGACCTGGAGGAGCAGATTCTGTTTGGGGATATCGAAACCTTTCGCGACACGCCGACGGGCTTGCTGATAGGACGCAAGCTGGCTGATCGATTGCAGGTGCGGGTAGGCGATTCCCTTATCATAGAGCGGCAAGGGGTGAAGAATCGGTTTCGCATCAGCGCGGTCTACGAGACTGGCGTCTCCGACATCGACCGGGTGCGCCTGTTCATGCACCTGGATCAGGCCCGTTCCATTTTGCGCAAGCCCCATGGAGTGAGTTTCTTACAGGTCTCGCTTTTCGATCGCGATCGCGCTCCCTACGATGCCGCTCGCATCGAAAGCATCACCCAGCACAGCGCCGCTCCGTGGCAGGAGCGCGAAAAGGTTTGGCTCGATGTCTTCAAGGCCCTGCAGGTCTCGGCGGTGATCACGGTCTCGACCATCATCTTCATCTCGGGCCTCGGCATGTTCAACACGCTGGTCATGATCGTGATGGAGAAGACGCGCGAAATCGCCATCCTGCGCTCCATGGGATACAGTCGCGCCGACATCTCCTCGGTCTTTCTTTGGCAGGGGGGCATCGTGCTTGTCCTAGGCGTTTTGATCGGCTTCGCCCTAGGCGCCGGAGTGACCTATGGCATCTCCAACCTGCCGCTGCGCATTCGCGGCATCTTCTCCACTGACAGCTACGTGGTCGAATGGTCGCTGGCCCACTATTTCTGGGCGGCGGTGACTGCGATCATCATCGTCATGTTCTCCAGCTTGGCTCCCGCCCGCCGAGCGGCGCGCTTGGTGCCTGGCGATGTTATTCGAGGGACCTCAGCATGAGCGCCACCAAAACGAGCGCCGAAATCGCGATGGAATGCCGATCGCTCCATAAGTACCTGGGCGAAGGCGAAACTCGAGTGCACGTGCTGCGTGGCGTGGACCTCTCTCTAGAGCGAGGGCAGGTGAGCGCGGTGGTCGGACCTTCGGGCTGCGGCAAGAGCACCTTGCTTTATCTGCTCGGACTGCTCGATCGGCAGGATGGGGGCACGATCCATGTGAACGGGCAGGAGGTTCCGCAGGACCGCGACGGCACCCATACGCGCCTTCGCTGCGAGCACATCGGCTTCGTTTTCCAGTTCCATTTCCTGCTTCCTGAATTCTCCGCTCTGGAAAACGTCATGCTGCCCATGCGCAAGCTCGGTCGGCTCTCGGAAGAGGAAATGGTCAGCCAGGCCCGCGAGCTGCTCAGCGAAGTCGGTCTGGGGCAGAAGACCCATCGCCGTCCTTCGCAGCTTTCCGGAGGGGAGCAGCAACGCGTGGCCATCGCTCGCTCCCTCGCCAACCGGCCCACCGTGCTGCTGGCGGACGAGCCCACCGGAAATCTCGACCTGAAGAACTCGCTCATGGTCTTCGACATGCTCACCCGGCTGGCCAAGGAGCACCAGCAAGCAGTGCTGATCGTTACGCATAATCCCGAACTCGCCAAGCTTTGTGACCGAATCCTCCGCATGGAGGATGGTCTTTTCGTTGAGTGAGTTGCGTAAGCTCGGATGTGGGGTATTAGAAAAGCAACTAGCCCGAAATACCGCGTCTTATAAAGCCCGACGGCGTTTTTGGTGAGGCTAACATTTTATTTGCTTTTCAAGGACGCAACCTTTCACTGCGAGTCTCCTAATCGTCTAACCTTCTGCTCAGTGAGTTCCGAAAATTCCCGCAAATCTTTCGTTTTTGCGATAGCCACGCTTGTTGCTGGCGTAGTCGCATTGCCTAAGCTGCTTACTCGAAGTAAGCCTAAGGACGGTACTCGCACGTCGAGTTCCGCGATTCAGCTCAGGCAGGATCCTCGCTCGGTGAGCCGAGAGGATTCGCGGTTCGCGTAACTCTGCGTCCGACAGTTAAACGGCAAACCCTTTCGCGCTATGTCAAAAGTGTTCCCTAAGTGGTCCAATGCGCTGCCACTGAAGATCGTTGTATTTCTCATCATCTTCGTGACGACGCTGCTTGCCGGCATCACCTATTATGTGACGCCTAAGTACACTCGGGTCGGGTACGAGCCGAGCCAGCCTGTGCCTTACGATCACAGCTTTCACGTCGGCGAGCTCGGCTTGGACTGTCGCTATTGCCATGACAAGGTCGACCAATCGGATGTGGCCAACATTCCAGCGGCGGACACCTGCATGAAGTGCCATAGCATGATCAAGACCGACAGCCCGTTGCTGGCGCCGGTGCGCGAGAGCTACGAGTCCGGTCTGCCTATCGCGTGGAAACGTATTCACGAGGTGCCGGACTACGTCTATTTCAGCCACCAGGCTCACGTGACGCGTGGCGTTTCCTGCGTGGAATGTCATGGTCAGGTCAACGAAATGGCGGTGGTGAAGCATGCCGAGCCCATGAGCATGGGCTGGTGTCTCGACTGTCACCGCCACCCGGAAGAAGTTCTTCGGCCCGTCGACAAGGTTTACGATCTCGATTGGGAGCATCCCGGCGGCAAGGTCGCCCAGATCAGGGACGGGCTCAAGCTCGTTGAAGAACGCAACATTACACCTCCTCAAAGCTGCACAGGCTGCCACCGATGAAACGCGCACCTTACACTCATCCTGAAACAGCGGAACTGTCAGGCCCGCGCTACTGGCGCAGCCTAGACGACCTGTCGCAAACCCCGGAATTCCTCGAGCAAGTCGAGCGCGAATTCGGACCGGAAGCTTCGGAAATGAACGAAGTGGATCGTCGCCACTTCTTTAAGATCATGGCGGCGTCCTTCGCTATCGGAGGCATCGGCTTCTCCGGATGTCGCCGCCCGGAGTCGCATATCCTGCCGTATTCCAAGATGCCGGAGCATCAGGTGCCTGGTCAGGCGCTTTATTACGCCACCGGCTTTCCACTGCGTGGGGAAACCTTGCCGCTTTTGGTGGAAACGCATACCGGGCGTCCGACTAAAATCGAAGGCAACGCCGATCACCCGGGCTACCGAGGGGGCACCACCCGCAAGGCCCAGGCGGCCATTCTCGACCTTTACGATCCCGACCGCGCCACGGCCCACGCCAAGGGAGCGGCCAAGCTCAGCAACGCGGACGTCTACGATCTGCTCGCCAAGCTGAACAAGGACTACGCCGCGAACGAAGGGCAGGGCCTGGCGGTGCTGACCGAAAGCGCCAACTCGCCGACGCGTCGCCGCTTGAAGAAGGCGTTTCTTCGGGCCTTCCCGAAGGCTCAGTGGGTCGAATACGACGCCGTCGAAGTCAAAAGCGGAGCCATCGCCGCGGCGCGCTTGACGGGCAACGCTGCCGCTCTGCCCAAGTACGACCTTTCCAAGGCCGAGCGCGTGCTTTCCGTCGATGCGGATTTCCTCGACGAGGAATTGGGCTCGGTCCAGTTCTCCAAGCAGTTCGCCGACGGGCGTCGTTTGCGCTCGAGCTCCGATCAGATGAACCGGCTCTACGCGGTGGAAAGCAACTTCTCCCTCACCGGTGGAATGGCCGATCACCGCAAGCGTCTGGCCTCCAGCCAGATGGTGGCCTTCCTCGCCGCTCTCGCTCTGGAGCTGGAGCTCGGAGTGGAAGGCAACGCGCTCACACCCGTTCTGGAGCCGCTTGCCGCTAAGCTCGACGCGGAAACCAAGGAATGGATCGCCAAGTGCGCCGAAGACCTGGCCGCCCACAAGGGCAAGAGCTTGGTCTTCCCCGGTCAGCACCTCGCTCCGGAAGCCCATGCCTTGGCCCTGCTGATCAATGAAAAGCTGGGCAATCTGCGCCAGACGGTATCCATCGCATTGGTGGACAATGGCCAAGCCGCCAGCATTCGCGATCTCGCCTCGTCCATCGAAGAAGGTGGCGTCAGCTCCCTGCTCATCTCTGGAGGCAATCCCGTTTACAACGCTCCTGCGGACCTCGATTTCGTCGGCTTGCTCGGCAAGGTGGATCAGGTGATTCGTCTCGGCTACTATTTCGACGAGACCTCCGAGGCGTCCACCTACCATATCGCGCAGGCCCACTTCCTCGAAGCTTGGGGCGACGGCGAGACCTACCATGGCGACGTCGTGGCCCAGCAGCCCATGATCCTGCCACTTTTCGACGGGCTTTCGGAAATCGAGACTTTGGCTCGACTCGTCGGCTCGGCCAACGCCGACGGCTACAGCCTGGTTTACGAAACCTTTCAGACCGCCAACGGAAGCGCCGGCAAGCGCGGCTTCGACAAGTTTCTCAACGAGGGATTCCTGACCCGCGGATTTCGCGCCTCGAACGCCAACATCTCAGGTGTTGAGCTGGCGGGCATGCTGCGCGGCTACCAGGCGCCAGCGGCGCCCACCGAAGACTCCTTGGAGGTTCGCTTCCTCAACGACGCTTCGGTGGACGATGGCCGCTACGCCAACAACGGCTGGCTGCAGGAATGCCCCGATCCCATGACCAAGCTGACCTGGGACAACGCCATCATCGTCAGCCCGCGTTTGGCCAAGAAGCTTGAGATCGTGGCCCCGGATTCCATGATTCAAGTGGCTCGCAAGAACCCGAACAAGGTTCGCGACGGACGTCAGTTCGCCCCCGTGGCCACCCTCAAGGTGGGCGGTCGCGAGATCACTGGCGCCATCCACATCCAGCCGGGTCTGGACAACTACACGGTCGTCTTGCCGCTTGGTTACGGACGCTCCAAGACCGGCCGTGTCGGCACGGGCTCCGGCTTCAGCGCCTACAAGCTGCGCACCGCTTCCGCCTTCGTTTCCGGAGCGAGCATGGACCTGACCGGTGACACCTACCAGTTGGCCGAAACGCAGGAGCACTGGTCCATGGAAGGTCGAGCCATCGTTCGCGAAGCCAACCTCGACACCTACGCGAAGGATAGCGAGTGGGTTTCCCACATGGGAATGGAATCCCATTCTCCTGCGGTTTACGGCGACGCGAAGGATGAATCCACGCAAAAGAAGGTAACCACCACCCCGCGTGGCGGCTCCATCTACGAGCATCCGAATCTCACTGGAATCCACCAGTGGGGCATGAGCATCGACCTCAACGTCTGCTCCGGCTGCAACGCTTGCGTGATCGCCTGTCAGAGCGAGAACAACATTCCCATCGTCGGCCGAGACCAGGTACGTCGCGGGCGCGAGATGCACTGGATCCGTCTCGACCGCTACTTCTCGTCCGGATCCTCCGACAATACGGAGATCCCCGAGGACCCGCAGGTTTCCCTCCAGCCCATCGCGTGCATGCAGTGCGAAACCGCGCCTTGCGAGACGGTTTGCCCGGTGAACGCTACGGTTCACGACGAAGAAGGCCTCAACGCCATGGCGTACAACCGTTGCATCGGCACCCGCTACTGCGCCAACAACTGCCCGTACAAGGTTCGCCGCTTCAACTTCTTCGATTACCAGCAACGTCAGCTCGACAAGCTCTATCTGGGGCCGCTCGCTCCCAAGGGCATGCCGGAGCTGGTGCAGATGGCTCAGAATCCGGACGTATCCGTGCGCATGCGCGGCGTGATGGAGAAGTGCACCTTCTGCGTGCAACGCATCAACCAGGCCAAGATCGCCCAGCAGGCCAAGGCCGGAGACAGCGGCGACGTTCGCGTTCGCGACGGAGCGATCAAGGTGGCATGCGAGCAAGCCTGCCCGACGGACGCTATCGTTTTCGGCGATCTGCTCGATACGGAAAGCCGCGTCTCGGTGCAGCGCGACAACGAGCGCACCTACTCGCTGCTCGGCTATTTGAACACTCGTCCGCGCACTACCTTTATGGCGCGAGTCCGCAATCCGAATCCGAAGATGCCAGACTACTTCGACCAGCCGCTTTCCAAGGTGGAGTACAAGAAGAAGGCCTACGGTGACAAGAAGCGCCCAGTGACGGGCATGGATGAAAGCTACGACGCCCATCAGGGCGG of the Pelagicoccus sp. SDUM812003 genome contains:
- a CDS encoding two-component regulator propeller domain-containing protein, whose protein sequence is MNSCLLGGSRALWMLSIVLFALGQAWAKIGDRELDRLKFSPLEGLSSGPSGQVSAIVQGSNGFIWFGTREGAHRYDGYDFRTYSNRKDDPLSLVNSVVLAFQIDHLDRIWIGTEKGVSRYVPETDSFENYLLDPEERNSNLANHSNAFVVDSENRLYVSSESGFVYRYEEARDRFEPINAVPLGIIKSMVIDGEDRIWVGADSRLHRFDTREGGLVTYEEPFRSDDPSLDNFIESIAYVDDETIWLGTAADGAVRFNSVSEVAESMPRAFEGESYAHTLLIDDQKNLWIGHSSGITLYPNGQDDPIRYHSDLKEGPLPRSGIHSLLIDSQSNIWAGSAYHGIFVSSNNKRFHALPQYAGLSGSDKAVISALLEDREGNLWIGRNSQGVDILPASGGAMIRLRNDPSDPRSIPLNTVFDLFQDSFGEIWLGIYRGGLNRYDPETGYFERFVHDPDDPSSIGSNDVRGIQEDELGNLWVLTHGRGVSYFDRDSETFARLRQDPSDPDGSLIDDWANDILYLDGDLYVGTSIGFSILDTRTGQVENFDSDPQDPESLSNPVINTFFLDSKNRLWIGTGDGINLFDPLTKRFRSWSVEEGLPYRIVNAIQEDDAGQLWIGTDNGLARFDPEREGMDTYDSGDGLSDNAFYARAAIKSSDGRLMFGMKNGVTYFRPEEIEDNTYAPQVWITDFKVSNQSLKVDPDGEGNGTIQRSIWELDKVTLDYDQKVISIHFVALNFIQSHKNEYAYRLLGFDDDWNLVGSRREATYTNLNPGNYVFEVKASNNDGYWNETPRSLGIVVTPPFWGTLWFRLSSGIMVVALPIFLAMLRLHRVKRQRAKLASIVEERTRDLRSSNEKLESAYQLLEKNQHQITVQNQELITHRENLELMVSQRTRELEDAKEKAERSDRLKSAFLANMSHEIRTPMNAIVGLLEILRLESIDDEERRRYNDVIKQSSNTLLTLIDDILDLSRIESGEATIQLRNCDIDEICDELYSLYKYVAEKESEGAIRLELIRNGESGLRRDEGERLIASGFDPVRLKQILTNLLSNAIKFTEKGVVSFGYNSQVVDGTLRLEFFVSDTGIGIPDMHLDKVFDRFHKVEDYGDKVYRGTGLGLTISQRLVEMMSGRIFVASKLGKGTRFSVRFDRALEEGRPLDSPASTSVVRPASLREGGAESIDGSLSEVSLLVVEDEEPNYLVISKFLERSEARLDWARDGEEARRLFSERSYDLVLLDVKMPIMDGYEVLEYIRSTDTEIPVVMQTAYAMESDRQKAFREGASDFIAKPFSEDSLVASIQRCLRQRSA
- a CDS encoding FtsX-like permease family protein, producing MHPNIQIAIRFLLAKKRSMLMSLCGIAFGVGFFIVTQAQVRGFEEFFIKTILGTDGAIRIEDKFQNTLAQVEAASSRGASTTFFVADRSNRRYVEGVEYPDEVIEGIRQLSNVASTSSVLKGLISVQSPLRTESAQAYGIVLNDHLSVSDLEEQILFGDIETFRDTPTGLLIGRKLADRLQVRVGDSLIIERQGVKNRFRISAVYETGVSDIDRVRLFMHLDQARSILRKPHGVSFLQVSLFDRDRAPYDAARIESITQHSAAPWQEREKVWLDVFKALQVSAVITVSTIIFISGLGMFNTLVMIVMEKTREIAILRSMGYSRADISSVFLWQGGIVLVLGVLIGFALGAGVTYGISNLPLRIRGIFSTDSYVVEWSLAHYFWAAVTAIIIVMFSSLAPARRAARLVPGDVIRGTSA
- a CDS encoding ABC transporter ATP-binding protein translates to MSATKTSAEIAMECRSLHKYLGEGETRVHVLRGVDLSLERGQVSAVVGPSGCGKSTLLYLLGLLDRQDGGTIHVNGQEVPQDRDGTHTRLRCEHIGFVFQFHFLLPEFSALENVMLPMRKLGRLSEEEMVSQARELLSEVGLGQKTHRRPSQLSGGEQQRVAIARSLANRPTVLLADEPTGNLDLKNSLMVFDMLTRLAKEHQQAVLIVTHNPELAKLCDRILRMEDGLFVE
- a CDS encoding cytochrome c3 family protein; translated protein: MSKVFPKWSNALPLKIVVFLIIFVTTLLAGITYYVTPKYTRVGYEPSQPVPYDHSFHVGELGLDCRYCHDKVDQSDVANIPAADTCMKCHSMIKTDSPLLAPVRESYESGLPIAWKRIHEVPDYVYFSHQAHVTRGVSCVECHGQVNEMAVVKHAEPMSMGWCLDCHRHPEEVLRPVDKVYDLDWEHPGGKVAQIRDGLKLVEERNITPPQSCTGCHR
- a CDS encoding TAT-variant-translocated molybdopterin oxidoreductase encodes the protein MKRAPYTHPETAELSGPRYWRSLDDLSQTPEFLEQVEREFGPEASEMNEVDRRHFFKIMAASFAIGGIGFSGCRRPESHILPYSKMPEHQVPGQALYYATGFPLRGETLPLLVETHTGRPTKIEGNADHPGYRGGTTRKAQAAILDLYDPDRATAHAKGAAKLSNADVYDLLAKLNKDYAANEGQGLAVLTESANSPTRRRLKKAFLRAFPKAQWVEYDAVEVKSGAIAAARLTGNAAALPKYDLSKAERVLSVDADFLDEELGSVQFSKQFADGRRLRSSSDQMNRLYAVESNFSLTGGMADHRKRLASSQMVAFLAALALELELGVEGNALTPVLEPLAAKLDAETKEWIAKCAEDLAAHKGKSLVFPGQHLAPEAHALALLINEKLGNLRQTVSIALVDNGQAASIRDLASSIEEGGVSSLLISGGNPVYNAPADLDFVGLLGKVDQVIRLGYYFDETSEASTYHIAQAHFLEAWGDGETYHGDVVAQQPMILPLFDGLSEIETLARLVGSANADGYSLVYETFQTANGSAGKRGFDKFLNEGFLTRGFRASNANISGVELAGMLRGYQAPAAPTEDSLEVRFLNDASVDDGRYANNGWLQECPDPMTKLTWDNAIIVSPRLAKKLEIVAPDSMIQVARKNPNKVRDGRQFAPVATLKVGGREITGAIHIQPGLDNYTVVLPLGYGRSKTGRVGTGSGFSAYKLRTASAFVSGASMDLTGDTYQLAETQEHWSMEGRAIVREANLDTYAKDSEWVSHMGMESHSPAVYGDAKDESTQKKVTTTPRGGSIYEHPNLTGIHQWGMSIDLNVCSGCNACVIACQSENNIPIVGRDQVRRGREMHWIRLDRYFSSGSSDNTEIPEDPQVSLQPIACMQCETAPCETVCPVNATVHDEEGLNAMAYNRCIGTRYCANNCPYKVRRFNFFDYQQRQLDKLYLGPLAPKGMPELVQMAQNPDVSVRMRGVMEKCTFCVQRINQAKIAQQAKAGDSGDVRVRDGAIKVACEQACPTDAIVFGDLLDTESRVSVQRDNERTYSLLGYLNTRPRTTFMARVRNPNPKMPDYFDQPLSKVEYKKKAYGDKKRPVTGMDESYDAHQGGISNDQGNDGGHH